A DNA window from Acidobacteriota bacterium contains the following coding sequences:
- a CDS encoding cytochrome b N-terminal domain-containing protein, with amino-acid sequence MSPVAPPRSALQTFWENLLAVPYRLRDTAFRGGTPNTDRTRSTFVFGNVFLHLHSVRTHRWSLRWATTAGLGIASLAAFLITLVTGVLLMFYYKPYPDVAYLSIKDIHFVVPTGRLIRNIHRWAANVMVVTVLLHMARTFFTGAYRKPREFNWLIGMGLLVTTLGLSFTGYLLPWDQLAYWAITIGANIAQSPREITDAVGVTGWFDPGGLNRLLLLGSDTVGPEALIRFYLLHIMILPLMLTALMAVHFWRIRKDGGLARPADADARVETPEGPVYPVFTQLATKTYQLAAIVKGKTSAVGKGPEGTVPSMPHLFYAEMGVLMLTVLACVALALITDAPLKELANPAVPENPAKAPWYFLGLQEMVSFSAFMGGIGIPTIVLIGLGLIPFLDREESGTGEWFGGPGGWPLVKQSMWVGLISSIAIDAFAIRFGWLREWIPHIPQLVITFINPGTVLTLVYALYSVWLVRRYNSTRAGALGLFTCFLCGFIVLTIVGTYFRGPNWVFYWSPADWPKH; translated from the coding sequence TTGCCCCTCCCCGTTCGGCATTACAAACTTTCTGGGAAAACCTGCTGGCAGTGCCCTATCGGTTGCGCGACACCGCGTTTCGCGGTGGCACACCCAATACGGATCGGACCCGCTCCACCTTTGTTTTCGGCAATGTTTTCCTGCACTTACATTCAGTTCGAACCCATCGCTGGAGCCTCCGCTGGGCAACAACAGCGGGCCTGGGGATCGCCAGTCTGGCGGCATTTCTCATTACACTCGTAACCGGCGTGTTGCTGATGTTTTATTACAAACCATATCCCGACGTCGCCTATCTCTCGATCAAGGATATTCATTTCGTGGTGCCGACCGGGCGTCTGATTCGCAATATTCATCGTTGGGCAGCCAACGTGATGGTGGTGACGGTGCTCCTGCACATGGCCCGCACGTTTTTCACTGGCGCCTATCGCAAGCCACGAGAGTTTAACTGGTTGATTGGAATGGGGTTGCTGGTTACGACACTCGGACTTTCTTTTACCGGATACCTGCTGCCCTGGGATCAACTGGCGTACTGGGCCATCACCATCGGGGCCAATATTGCCCAATCACCGCGTGAAATAACCGATGCGGTTGGTGTCACGGGCTGGTTTGACCCTGGTGGATTAAACCGCCTGTTATTGCTTGGATCAGACACGGTCGGTCCAGAAGCGCTGATTCGGTTTTATTTGCTCCACATTATGATTTTGCCGCTGATGCTGACCGCATTGATGGCGGTGCATTTCTGGCGCATCCGAAAAGACGGCGGGTTGGCACGCCCGGCGGATGCCGATGCTAGAGTTGAAACTCCGGAAGGCCCGGTCTATCCAGTGTTTACACAACTTGCCACCAAAACCTATCAACTGGCGGCGATTGTCAAAGGCAAAACTTCAGCCGTTGGCAAAGGCCCGGAAGGAACCGTTCCCTCCATGCCGCACCTCTTTTATGCCGAGATGGGGGTATTGATGTTGACCGTGCTGGCCTGTGTCGCGCTGGCGCTCATCACCGATGCTCCGCTCAAGGAACTGGCCAATCCAGCCGTTCCTGAAAATCCAGCCAAAGCCCCCTGGTATTTTCTCGGCTTGCAGGAAATGGTCTCGTTTTCAGCCTTTATGGGCGGAATTGGAATTCCAACCATCGTCTTGATTGGATTGGGTTTAATTCCCTTCCTCGACCGGGAAGAGTCAGGCACAGGCGAATGGTTTGGCGGCCCCGGCGGCTGGCCGCTGGTCAAACAATCCATGTGGGTTGGGTTGATCTCTTCGATTGCAATTGATGCCTTTGCAATTCGGTTCGGGTGGCTGCGTGAATGGATTCCACACATTCCGCAACTGGTCATTACATTTATCAATCCAGGCACGGTGTTGACGCTGGTTTATGCCTTGTATTCGGTATGGCTGGTTCGTCGGTATAACTCGACTCGTGCCGGAGCGCTGGGGCTCTTCACCTGTTTTCTGTGTGGATTTATTGTCCTGACCATTGTCGGTACCTAC